From a single Sorghum bicolor cultivar BTx623 chromosome 5, Sorghum_bicolor_NCBIv3, whole genome shotgun sequence genomic region:
- the LOC110435285 gene encoding uncharacterized protein LOC110435285, protein MRNSIIFLMAKSCTSRQIEHFNAAVLLVLLIMSPSRTTCQAENLDSSDPDHYSPQLLTGMIRPRQMSCFQDINHCTFASCSNLCIAKGVRSNRAFCLNWTDKYGQSHVECCCPQLAASPTKILIPQHPFTCYQDHDSQGCTTCSSFCGAKGFVAERAPCFTRNDDSGRAHSECCCTHETV, encoded by the exons ATGAGGAATAGCATTATCTTCCTCATGGCAAAGAGCTGTACCTCAAGGCAGATCGAGCACTTCAATGCCGCTGTTCTCTTAGTTCTTCTGATCATGTCTCCATCCCGCACAACCTGCCAAGCTGAGAACCTTGACA gCTCCGATCCAGACCACTACTCGCCGCAGCTGCTAACGGGGATGATTCGGCCTCGACAGATGTCGTGCTTCCAGGATATAAATCACTGTACGTTTGCAAGTTGCTCCAATCTATGCATAGCAAAAGGCGTGAGGAGCAACAGAGCGTTCTGCTTGAATTGGACTGACAAGTATGGTCAATCTCATGTGGAGTGCTGCTGCCCACAGTTGGCGGCGTCGCCAACAAAGATCCTAATTCCTCAGCACCCGTTTACGTGCTACCAGGACCATGATTCACAAGGATGTACTACCTGCAGCTCTTTCTGTGGAGCCAAAGGTTTCGTAGCTGAAAGAGCTCCTTGCTTCACCAGGAATGATGATTCTGGTCGTGCTCACTCCGAGTGCTGCTGCACTCATGAGACAGTGTAA
- the LOC8057026 gene encoding CASP-like protein 4D1, whose protein sequence is PPAPPSVLLPSAVLILRLLSLGLLAASLALIAADKLNVDSDPPQRYTFRDVYAYRYVLAVAVIGCAYTLLQLPLAAVSIIASGNNKRGIGAGGGSVAVALLVLVLLADVVFALLLATGAAAGFAFTYDVKRYLDGQFDDDSIGTPEVDKLHRDMDKFFDLAYAAAGLMLAAAACMALVIMLSVYSLARQHYLRHGKEQYLKVDRALHCRCSLGSSDHVCILPSRKPYKLRLSTAATGEDSVSTDAVLEDITNCTFSSCYDLCKAKGVMSYDASCLNWTDNQGHVHVECCCPRSAAYVANKDDNSSAPVYVLP, encoded by the exons ccgcctgcaccgccct CTGTCCTGCTGCCGTCGGCCGTCCTGATCCTCCGGCTCCTCAGCCTCGGCCTCCTCGCCGCCTCGCTCGCGCTCATCGCCGCCGACAAGCTCAACGTCGACAGCGACCCGCCGCAGAGGTACACCTTCAGGGACGTCTACGCCTACAGGTACGTCCTGGCCGTCGCCGTCATCGGGTGCGCCTACACGCTGCTGCAGCTCCCGTTGGCCGCCGTCAGCATCATCGCCAGCGGGAACAATAAGCGGGGCATCGGCGCTGGCGGCGGGAGCGTCGCCGTGGCGCtgctggtcctcgtcctcctcgccgACGTGGTCTTCGCCCTGCTGCTCGCAacgggcgccgccgccgggttcGCCTTCACCTACGACGTGAAGCGCTACCTGGACGGCCAGTTCGACGACGACTCCATCGGGACGCCGGAGGTCGACAAGCTGCACCGGGACATGGACAAGTTCTTCGACCTGGCCTACGCCGCCGCAGGGCTCATGCTGGCCGCCGCCGCGTGCATGGCGCTCGTCATCATGCTCTCCGTCTACTCGCTAGCTCGCCAA CATTATCTTCGTCATGGCAAAGAGCAGTACCTCAAGGTGGATCGCGCACTCCATTGCCGCTGTTCTCTTGGTTCTTCTGATCATGTCTGCATCCTGCCAAGCCGAAAACCTTACAA GCTCCGACTCTCCACAGCTGCTACCGGCGAAGATTCGGTCTCCACAGATGCCGTGCTCGAGGATATAACTAACTGCACGTTTTCAAGTTGCTACGAtctatgcaaagcaaaaggcgTGATGAGTTACGATGCGTCCTGCTTGAATTGGACTGACAACCAAGGTCATGTTCATGTGGAGTGCTGCTGCCCACGGTCGGCGGCCTACGTCGCCAACAAAGATGATAATTCCTCTGCACCCGTTTACGTGCTACCATGA